From Sporosarcina sp. 6E9, a single genomic window includes:
- a CDS encoding S41 family peptidase: MAATSIVFFFNKEKGDKSIEKSSFDVIDEAFAIIKEQGVYPVEGELLIEGALRGMTEVIGDPYSTYLSEEEAAAHEESLAGERIGIGAEITRSNGKFVIVAPVKSSPAEKAGLRPYDELIRIDGENLDGGTLKDVVQKIRGKKGTAVTLTIYRPELNKHLEISIIRDVIPVTTVNSELIEEKERKVGYISITTFGSETAKEWAIATEKLIGDGAEAIVIDVRGNPGGYLHSVGTILSSLLQEDTIYAYLQDATGALTPLLADQDENLKFNSQLKQVPLVLLQDKGSASASEMLSGALKDLRRASIAGTESFGKGTVQDTKDLVNGGKVKLSTAKWLTPKEKWIHGKGVEADLKIDQDDLFEEHIRLISAEYVEGDFNDDVAYSQKLLNGLGYEIGRDDGYFDEATADAVTEFQVHSKVKESGKMDRQFFTALQKEIETYRENPENDVQLQMGLDYLLHLLKE; the protein is encoded by the coding sequence GTGGCAGCAACATCCATAGTCTTCTTTTTTAACAAGGAGAAGGGTGACAAAAGTATTGAGAAAAGCTCGTTTGACGTTATCGATGAAGCCTTTGCAATAATTAAGGAGCAAGGTGTCTATCCTGTAGAAGGAGAGCTTCTAATTGAAGGTGCGTTAAGAGGGATGACGGAAGTGATTGGTGATCCATATTCAACTTATTTATCTGAGGAAGAAGCCGCAGCACATGAAGAGTCGCTTGCGGGTGAAAGAATTGGCATCGGTGCTGAAATTACAAGGTCGAACGGTAAATTCGTGATTGTGGCGCCAGTAAAATCTTCTCCAGCAGAGAAAGCTGGATTACGCCCTTATGATGAACTGATTCGCATTGATGGCGAAAATTTAGACGGTGGTACATTAAAAGATGTTGTTCAAAAAATCCGTGGAAAAAAAGGGACAGCTGTTACTTTGACGATATATAGACCGGAATTAAATAAACATCTTGAAATATCGATTATACGTGATGTTATACCTGTTACGACAGTGAATAGTGAATTGATTGAAGAGAAGGAACGGAAAGTCGGTTACATATCGATTACGACCTTCGGAAGTGAAACTGCTAAGGAATGGGCAATTGCAACTGAAAAGTTGATTGGGGATGGGGCTGAGGCTATTGTAATCGACGTCCGCGGTAACCCAGGCGGTTATTTACACAGTGTCGGCACAATTTTATCAAGCTTACTTCAAGAAGATACGATATATGCTTATTTGCAAGATGCCACAGGTGCGTTGACACCACTACTCGCGGACCAAGATGAAAATTTAAAATTTAATAGCCAACTGAAACAAGTTCCGCTTGTTCTGCTTCAAGATAAGGGAAGTGCATCGGCTAGTGAAATGTTAAGTGGCGCGCTAAAAGATTTACGAAGGGCATCCATCGCTGGAACGGAAAGTTTCGGAAAAGGGACTGTTCAAGACACAAAGGATTTGGTAAATGGCGGTAAAGTGAAGTTATCAACTGCAAAATGGCTGACGCCAAAAGAAAAATGGATTCACGGCAAAGGTGTTGAGGCTGATCTTAAAATAGATCAAGATGATTTGTTTGAGGAGCATATTCGATTAATATCTGCTGAATACGTTGAAGGTGATTTTAATGATGATGTGGCATATAGCCAAAAGTTACTGAATGGGCTAGGATATGAAATTGGCCGCGATGATGGTTATTTCGATGAAGCTACGGCAGATGCGGTTACAGAGTTTCAAGTGCATTCCAAAGTGAAGGAATCAGGTAAAATGGATCGGCAATTTTTCACAGCATTACAAAAAGAAATTGAAACATATCGAGAAAATCCAGAAAATGACGTTCAATTACAAATGGGGCTAGATTACTTACTGCATCTACTGAAAGAATAG
- a CDS encoding AzlC family ABC transporter permease, with product MENNTFYSGIKAGTSIAIGYFPVALTFGLLAKTAGLSMLEATAMSIFVYAGASQYIALSLIADAVNPMLIVMNTFVVNIRHFLMTASLNEKLKPEKRWIKAIYSFWITDESFSMLATSKNKKITTAFTFGVTLVAYGSWVIFTAIGHVVGANLPLFLQAAMSIALFAMFVGLLVPSMKGNRKVVMLASIAAVIHCFFYFTNLLSTGWAILVATLISSIFVEVIYANYRKKSTMVYSKEEE from the coding sequence ATGGAGAATAATACGTTTTATTCTGGTATAAAAGCCGGAACAAGCATTGCAATTGGCTATTTTCCCGTTGCGCTCACATTTGGTCTGCTAGCAAAAACTGCTGGGCTCTCAATGCTAGAAGCGACGGCTATGAGTATTTTCGTTTACGCAGGTGCTTCCCAATACATAGCTTTAAGCCTGATAGCTGATGCTGTCAATCCTATGCTGATTGTCATGAATACCTTCGTCGTGAACATTCGTCATTTCCTCATGACAGCCTCATTAAATGAGAAATTGAAGCCTGAAAAACGTTGGATCAAAGCCATTTATTCATTTTGGATAACTGATGAATCATTTTCAATGCTTGCCACAAGTAAAAACAAAAAAATAACAACAGCTTTTACTTTTGGAGTTACATTGGTAGCATATGGAAGTTGGGTTATTTTCACTGCAATCGGACATGTTGTCGGTGCCAATTTGCCACTTTTTTTGCAAGCCGCAATGTCAATCGCTCTCTTTGCAATGTTTGTTGGACTGCTTGTGCCGTCCATGAAGGGGAACCGAAAAGTTGTCATGCTAGCAAGTATAGCAGCCGTCATTCATTGTTTTTTTTATTTTACGAATCTTTTATCAACCGGCTGGGCAATCCTTGTCGCAACATTAATCTCATCAATCTTCGTTGAAGTTATTTATGCGAATTATCGTAAGAAATCAACGATGGTTTATTCAAAGGAGGAGGAATAA
- a CDS encoding PDZ domain-containing protein, which yields MVNDVLLEVLTAASLFFLNPLFVATLIAAVFLGYMRVKRERRNFRVRLMPGFTELKRLLSESWPYAIILSIIISGIGLIVDSGWLVLFCIAAFVGLLSFNYKIMSPIYFVTVAYFTIYFMERYAVDFVYRGWSPKSVDLFGELAVTVAIIAGLFLLAEGLLVSRYGSKDTSPFLKKTKRGLYATVFKTKRLWLLPVLFLVPGDIIPAYLPYWPQFTLGEAAFTFIPIPLIIGFSQVIRSSYPNIAFPKIGRGIISLGVVVLALGIGSIWMPILGVAALIIGVAGRVVLSIVASIKERGGAFVVAPKSTGVVIAGVIPDSPGDKMGLLPGECIRSVNGLNVTNEKELYDAIQINAAHCRLQVLGRDGEVRLMQQVIYRHDHHRLGILVIQ from the coding sequence ATGGTGAATGATGTGTTACTAGAAGTTCTAACAGCTGCATCGTTATTTTTTCTGAATCCACTATTTGTGGCCACACTAATCGCAGCAGTGTTTTTGGGCTATATGCGGGTGAAGCGAGAACGACGTAATTTCAGAGTTCGTTTAATGCCAGGGTTCACGGAGTTAAAACGGCTTTTATCTGAATCATGGCCTTATGCGATTATCTTATCTATAATTATATCGGGTATTGGCCTAATAGTAGATTCGGGTTGGCTCGTATTATTTTGCATAGCAGCGTTTGTTGGACTTCTGTCTTTTAATTATAAAATAATGTCGCCCATTTATTTTGTCACGGTTGCCTATTTTACAATTTATTTCATGGAACGTTATGCGGTTGACTTTGTTTATCGTGGATGGTCGCCAAAAAGCGTTGATTTATTTGGCGAATTAGCCGTAACAGTAGCAATCATTGCGGGCTTATTCCTGTTAGCTGAAGGCCTTCTCGTTAGTCGATACGGCAGCAAAGATACGTCGCCATTTTTGAAAAAGACAAAAAGGGGACTATACGCTACAGTATTTAAAACAAAGAGACTCTGGCTATTGCCGGTCTTGTTTCTCGTTCCTGGTGATATTATTCCGGCATATTTACCATATTGGCCGCAATTTACGCTGGGTGAGGCCGCATTTACTTTTATTCCGATTCCGCTAATCATTGGATTTTCCCAAGTGATTCGATCGTCATATCCGAATATCGCATTTCCTAAAATTGGACGTGGCATAATAAGTCTTGGTGTTGTTGTTTTGGCACTTGGCATTGGTTCAATCTGGATGCCTATTTTAGGCGTAGCTGCTTTAATCATCGGCGTGGCAGGACGTGTAGTACTCTCGATTGTTGCATCGATTAAAGAACGCGGCGGGGCTTTTGTAGTTGCTCCAAAATCGACTGGTGTTGTTATCGCAGGTGTTATACCAGATTCACCAGGGGATAAAATGGGATTACTTCCTGGAGAATGTATCCGTTCCGTCAATGGGCTAAATGTAACGAATGAAAAAGAATTATACGACGCCATTCAAATTAATGCCGCGCATTGCAGATTGCAAGTCTTAGGGCGTGATGGTGAAGTACGGCTTATGCAACAAGTGATTTATCGTCATGATCATCATCGCCTGGGAATTTTGGTTATTCAGTGA
- the addB gene encoding helicase-exonuclease AddAB subunit AddB, whose amino-acid sequence MSLRFITGRSGSGKTTYIQREIAEELKRDPLGAPIFIIVPDQMSFSVEHSLSVNYGLNGIIRAQVVTFKRLAWRILQEVGGITRKEVNGFGYRMLVRSVLEEHHDEFKLFRQAANKRGFTEQIGDLLQEFGRYAVDFTKMNELHDQLRAANAPRTLIDKASDLLLLLTKIEEKLGTTYVDSEGHLALLAMQIHHADIVKGANIYIDGFESFTTREYEIITELLRYGNRVTVALPMESDLTGSADHELFFNPVRTSLRLRGIAYLESIDVEEDIHMGDIRRFNNEDLIHLEEAFDQYPTSSKPSNGHVAFIEAADRRAEIHAVARKIRELMLSGKRYKDIAILYRQPEKYDELIETIFPHYEIPVFISRKKPMLHHPLIELSRSVLEAVTSGWSYESIFRAAKTDLFFPHGEDLNLWRERADRLENYVLARGIYGSRWFDDSRWIVKRYRGLELHSDVQTDEELAMQVDLHRVRDLIREPLQKFEKQVKKSKTGKEVAEALFLFIEQLRAYDKVIDLRAEEERAGRLLGATEHEQAWNGWIDVLDQFVLMFGDKELKPSDAARILDEGFDSLEFTRIPPSLDQVTVSSIEVSSLMNIDAVFILGVNDGVLPKRIDNEGILSDVDREWFSQVGFELAPTSKMKLMDETFIAYRAFTAPREKLYISYPIADEEGKALLPSLYIARISQLFSGIKTESAVIDPTELDGEEDRFAYISHPRAALPFAAMKLKQSAHTKEITPEWVAVLAYYERDVYWSSVLGRIRRPLEVGNKTDRLTIDLTKGLYGESFVSSVSRIESYYSCPFQHYASFGLGLQDRSEYTLEAPAIGDLFHAALKWISDETMRLGKSWAELSKEECWRLASDAVDDITPYFFNKILSSTNRYVYIKRKLVQVIQRTIYSLSTQAKSTNFKPIAIEAGFGPGEKLPSLEIPLRMGKPLQLRGRIDRIDASEVKGKNYIRVIDYKSSARELDLAEVYYGLSLQMMTYLDVALEHVDELLGFHADPAGLLYVHVHNPMIRPVEELSSQLLEDEIAKSYKMRGFLLEHPEVAEAMDVEIGSSSKIIPAAFRKDGSFTKRSRVLAPDDLQMMRSYVRTRHQMAGNAMLAGDTRVYPYKLKDKMPCQFCSYRSVCQFDQTDPAQQYRNYEMLDADASLEKMREEVVGDAEHTRET is encoded by the coding sequence GTGTCATTACGTTTTATTACTGGGAGATCGGGATCCGGAAAAACAACATATATCCAAAGAGAAATTGCTGAAGAACTTAAAAGGGATCCTTTAGGCGCGCCTATATTTATCATCGTTCCAGACCAAATGTCTTTTTCAGTCGAACATAGCTTATCCGTGAATTACGGATTGAATGGAATCATTCGTGCTCAAGTTGTAACGTTTAAACGTTTGGCTTGGCGAATTCTTCAAGAAGTTGGCGGGATTACGCGTAAAGAGGTCAATGGTTTTGGTTACCGCATGCTCGTTCGAAGTGTTTTAGAAGAGCATCATGATGAATTCAAGCTCTTCCGTCAAGCAGCGAATAAACGTGGATTTACAGAGCAAATAGGTGATTTATTGCAGGAGTTTGGTCGTTATGCTGTCGATTTTACGAAGATGAATGAACTTCATGACCAATTACGCGCTGCAAATGCACCGCGGACATTAATCGATAAAGCAAGTGACTTATTATTGTTGCTTACAAAGATTGAAGAAAAGCTTGGTACGACATATGTCGATAGCGAAGGCCACTTGGCTCTTCTTGCGATGCAAATTCATCATGCGGATATAGTAAAAGGAGCCAATATTTACATTGATGGTTTCGAAAGCTTTACTACAAGAGAATACGAAATAATTACAGAACTATTAAGATATGGAAATCGCGTGACAGTAGCATTGCCTATGGAATCGGATTTAACGGGATCAGCGGATCATGAATTGTTTTTCAATCCAGTGCGGACTTCTTTGCGTTTACGCGGAATCGCCTACTTGGAGTCTATTGATGTTGAAGAAGACATTCATATGGGGGACATTAGGCGTTTTAATAATGAAGATTTAATACATCTGGAAGAAGCGTTCGATCAGTATCCGACTAGTTCAAAACCGTCGAATGGGCACGTCGCGTTTATAGAAGCAGCCGATCGACGCGCTGAGATTCATGCTGTAGCGAGAAAGATTCGTGAGTTGATGTTGTCGGGTAAAAGATATAAGGATATTGCGATATTGTACCGCCAACCAGAAAAGTATGATGAATTGATCGAGACAATTTTTCCGCATTATGAGATTCCGGTCTTCATCAGCCGAAAAAAGCCAATGTTGCACCATCCGCTCATTGAATTATCGCGTTCCGTATTGGAAGCCGTTACTTCGGGTTGGTCCTATGAATCGATATTTCGCGCAGCGAAGACAGATTTGTTTTTTCCGCATGGAGAAGATTTGAATCTATGGCGTGAACGAGCAGACCGCCTTGAGAATTATGTTCTTGCACGCGGGATCTACGGGTCTCGTTGGTTTGATGATTCACGCTGGATCGTAAAGCGTTATCGCGGCCTTGAATTACATTCCGACGTGCAAACCGATGAGGAACTCGCAATGCAAGTAGACTTGCATCGTGTTCGTGATTTAATCAGAGAACCACTTCAAAAATTTGAAAAGCAAGTGAAAAAGTCGAAGACCGGTAAAGAAGTAGCAGAAGCGTTATTTTTATTCATCGAGCAACTGCGTGCTTATGATAAAGTCATTGATTTGCGAGCGGAAGAAGAGCGCGCGGGAAGACTTCTCGGCGCAACTGAACATGAACAAGCGTGGAACGGATGGATAGATGTTCTGGACCAGTTTGTGTTGATGTTTGGCGATAAAGAGTTGAAACCGAGTGATGCGGCCCGCATTTTAGATGAAGGGTTCGACTCATTGGAATTTACTCGAATCCCTCCGTCGTTGGATCAAGTGACTGTATCATCGATTGAAGTTTCGAGTTTAATGAATATCGATGCGGTCTTTATCTTGGGTGTCAACGACGGTGTGCTTCCAAAAAGAATCGATAATGAAGGAATTTTATCAGATGTCGACAGGGAATGGTTTTCTCAAGTTGGTTTTGAACTTGCACCGACATCGAAAATGAAGTTAATGGACGAGACATTTATCGCGTACCGCGCATTCACTGCGCCGCGGGAAAAGCTATACATTTCTTACCCAATCGCAGATGAGGAAGGGAAAGCGCTTCTCCCATCTTTATATATTGCGCGAATCTCGCAACTTTTCTCGGGAATTAAAACAGAATCCGCGGTCATTGATCCAACAGAATTGGACGGAGAAGAAGACAGATTTGCGTATATCAGTCACCCAAGGGCAGCATTGCCGTTTGCAGCGATGAAACTTAAACAGTCGGCGCATACGAAGGAAATTACGCCTGAATGGGTAGCGGTGCTGGCATATTATGAAAGAGATGTCTATTGGTCTTCCGTCCTTGGTCGTATTCGTCGCCCGTTGGAAGTTGGCAATAAGACTGATAGATTAACGATTGATTTGACGAAAGGATTATACGGTGAATCTTTCGTATCTAGTGTTTCGCGAATTGAATCCTATTATAGTTGTCCGTTTCAACATTACGCTTCTTTTGGACTTGGCTTGCAAGACCGATCGGAGTATACGCTTGAAGCACCGGCTATTGGTGATTTATTCCACGCGGCGCTCAAGTGGATTTCGGATGAAACAATGCGCCTAGGAAAGTCTTGGGCTGAATTGTCGAAAGAAGAATGTTGGCGATTAGCATCTGATGCAGTCGATGATATTACGCCGTATTTTTTCAACAAGATATTGTCATCAACGAATCGTTATGTATACATTAAGCGGAAATTAGTGCAAGTTATTCAGCGGACAATTTATTCGCTAAGTACACAAGCTAAATCGACAAACTTCAAGCCGATTGCAATTGAGGCTGGATTTGGACCGGGCGAGAAGTTACCTTCATTGGAAATCCCACTTCGAATGGGGAAACCGTTGCAACTACGCGGACGAATCGACCGAATCGATGCTTCTGAAGTTAAAGGTAAAAACTACATCCGCGTGATTGATTATAAGTCTTCGGCTAGGGAACTGGACTTAGCTGAAGTGTATTATGGGTTGTCGTTACAAATGATGACGTACCTTGATGTAGCGCTTGAGCATGTTGACGAATTGCTTGGTTTTCATGCGGATCCGGCAGGTTTGCTGTATGTGCATGTCCATAATCCAATGATTCGCCCAGTCGAAGAGCTTTCTTCCCAGTTATTAGAGGATGAAATTGCAAAGTCATATAAAATGCGCGGATTTTTACTAGAACATCCGGAAGTAGCAGAAGCGATGGACGTTGAAATCGGAAGTTCGTCAAAAATTATTCCAGCGGCATTCAGAAAAGATGGCTCATTTACAAAACGGTCGAGAGTGTTGGCACCGGATGATTTACAAATGATGCGCTCGTACGTAAGAACACGACACCAAATGGCCGGAAATGCAATGCTTGCAGGAGATACTAGGGTTTATCCGTATAAGTTGAAGGATAAAATGCCTTGCCAATTTTGTTCGTACCGATCTGTTTGTCAATTCGACCAAACCGACCCGGCACAACAATATCGAAATTATGAAATGTTGGATGCAGATGCATCACTTGAAAAAATGCGTGAGGAGGTGGTAGGAGATGCTGAACATACCCGTGAAACCTGA
- a CDS encoding CsbA family protein, producing MDSFITKFILAAIMPALLVVLFTRITFHHVVGLLLTAGLIAASVYAGYTHNWVLYTVDAVSLTVGFWYASRMVKRAREHLDIE from the coding sequence ATGGATTCATTCATAACGAAATTCATACTTGCGGCTATCATGCCTGCATTATTAGTCGTATTATTTACACGCATAACATTCCATCATGTAGTAGGCCTTTTATTAACGGCAGGGTTAATCGCAGCTTCTGTTTACGCGGGTTATACACATAACTGGGTATTATATACGGTAGATGCAGTATCGTTAACAGTTGGCTTTTGGTATGCAAGCCGGATGGTCAAGCGAGCACGTGAACATTTGGATATAGAATAA
- a CDS encoding TVP38/TMEM64 family protein — MNEWFDVDKVIELSQHYRAFGPLIGILLPFIESFLPFLPLFVFVFANASAFGLGYGILLSWAGTTAGSYAVFLLIRKYGENRVFRFLTKSTRVQKLIKWVDRNGFGPLFIFICFPFTPSALVNLVAGLSGIRKTHYLFTLMAGKIVMICTVSFIGYDLKALLTQPIRTAIVAVVVVLLWLIGKRLEHRLTKKVEAEEYHVKEIHKKKETY; from the coding sequence GTGAATGAATGGTTTGATGTCGATAAAGTTATAGAATTGTCTCAACACTATAGAGCTTTTGGACCATTGATTGGAATACTGCTACCGTTTATCGAATCGTTTCTTCCTTTCTTACCTTTATTTGTATTTGTTTTTGCAAATGCCAGTGCTTTTGGGTTAGGGTATGGGATTCTTCTATCATGGGCGGGCACGACAGCTGGTTCATATGCGGTATTTTTATTAATTCGAAAATATGGTGAAAACCGCGTGTTTCGTTTTTTAACAAAAAGCACACGAGTACAAAAACTTATTAAATGGGTAGACCGCAATGGATTTGGCCCGTTATTCATATTCATCTGCTTTCCTTTCACACCATCTGCCTTAGTGAACTTGGTGGCTGGTTTATCGGGTATAAGGAAAACGCATTACTTATTTACGCTTATGGCTGGAAAAATTGTCATGATTTGTACTGTAAGTTTTATAGGATATGATTTAAAAGCTTTGCTTACACAACCGATTCGAACTGCGATTGTAGCAGTTGTCGTTGTTTTGCTTTGGCTGATTGGAAAAAGACTGGAGCATCGTTTAACTAAAAAAGTAGAGGCAGAAGAATATCACGTGAAAGAAATCCATAAAAAAAAGGAAACCTACTAA
- a CDS encoding peroxiredoxin, producing the protein MNKKMIGYLIAILVIGSMIVITVQSNMKKNAPTDQVVSGDESNGTVGLDEGDLPPDFDLTTISGDQVNLADLKGKKVILNFWASWCGPCKAEMPHMEKYYEENKETANVEIIAVNMTNTERRGLKGVEEFIDDYGLTFPIPLDKDGEVERMYEIVSIPTTFMLGTNGEIVHKFVGPMDQKMMEALVNNLK; encoded by the coding sequence ATGAATAAAAAGATGATCGGTTATCTAATCGCTATCTTGGTTATCGGATCAATGATTGTGATAACAGTACAATCAAATATGAAAAAAAATGCGCCAACTGATCAAGTTGTATCTGGCGATGAATCAAATGGCACGGTGGGACTTGATGAAGGGGATTTGCCGCCGGATTTTGACCTTACGACAATTTCAGGCGATCAGGTAAACTTAGCGGACTTAAAAGGAAAGAAAGTTATTCTTAACTTTTGGGCTTCTTGGTGTGGTCCGTGTAAAGCAGAGATGCCTCATATGGAAAAGTATTATGAAGAGAATAAAGAAACCGCAAATGTTGAGATTATCGCCGTTAATATGACAAATACAGAAAGAAGAGGACTCAAAGGCGTCGAAGAATTTATAGATGACTATGGTTTAACTTTTCCAATCCCTTTGGATAAAGATGGGGAAGTAGAAAGAATGTATGAAATCGTATCAATACCTACGACATTTATGCTTGGAACCAACGGAGAAATCGTCCATAAATTCGTAGGGCCGATGGATCAAAAAATGATGGAAGCTCTTGTAAATAACTTAAAATAA
- a CDS encoding AzlD domain-containing protein, translating into MGPIYWWMLFGMALVTYIPRMIPLTFLDGKELPPIVSGVLRNIPYAVLGALIFPGILFVQEGNILFGVIGASVAFLIALLGGGVMPVVLGTIGVLAVYSLFM; encoded by the coding sequence TTGGGACCAATTTATTGGTGGATGCTATTTGGAATGGCGCTAGTTACGTATATTCCTAGAATGATTCCCCTAACTTTTCTAGACGGTAAAGAATTACCGCCAATTGTATCCGGAGTCCTTCGGAATATCCCATACGCCGTTCTTGGTGCACTTATCTTCCCCGGCATTTTGTTCGTACAAGAAGGAAATATTCTTTTCGGCGTTATCGGTGCAAGTGTGGCATTTTTAATCGCACTATTAGGCGGCGGCGTCATGCCTGTCGTATTAGGTACAATTGGTGTGCTCGCTGTTTATAGTTTGTTTATGTAA
- a CDS encoding murein hydrolase activator EnvC, translating to MSKWMLPFLVAILILTTTIENPSAFASSLNDMKEEKQNLDKKKEELNTGIKVKDSEISKVESKVEAIRTQINELTNKVNKTNADIEQVEEEIAQTTKEIKELQESIVQLEKRIEERDVVLRDRIRAMQVTGGQVNYLDVLLGANSFSDFIDRFSAVSTLMEADRDIMKQQNEDKEQLEVEKKLVEQKLSEQEKKKDELTRLKASLDSQKKEKAQLVNELEAEQAKLGKEKKKLEKEYHEAHKVSKEVEQAIAAEEARIAELARQAEIARKKAEEEERKAAAEAARKASASKSNGNSSKPAAPAATPVAPAPSVSAGNWTRPAAGRISSEYGYRNIGFASSNHRGIDIANSPGTPILAAGHGVVQRTGVLGTYGNIIMIKHSVDGKIYTTLYAHLSSVNVSSGQVVAKGQVIGGMGNTGRSSGPHLHFEFHVGGWTGYGNSAANPRSYVPF from the coding sequence ATGTCAAAATGGATGCTGCCGTTTTTGGTTGCAATATTAATTTTAACAACCACAATAGAAAATCCTTCAGCTTTTGCTAGCTCTTTGAACGATATGAAAGAGGAAAAACAAAATTTAGATAAGAAAAAAGAGGAATTAAATACCGGTATTAAAGTGAAAGACTCTGAAATCAGTAAAGTTGAATCGAAAGTCGAAGCAATTCGTACTCAAATTAATGAATTGACGAATAAAGTAAATAAAACGAATGCTGATATCGAACAAGTCGAAGAGGAAATTGCTCAGACTACGAAAGAAATCAAAGAACTGCAAGAATCCATTGTGCAACTTGAAAAGCGAATTGAAGAGCGCGACGTTGTATTGCGTGATCGTATTCGTGCGATGCAAGTCACGGGCGGACAAGTAAACTATTTGGATGTACTACTGGGCGCAAACAGTTTCTCAGATTTTATCGATCGATTTTCTGCTGTTAGCACATTAATGGAAGCGGATCGCGATATTATGAAGCAGCAAAATGAAGATAAAGAACAGTTAGAAGTAGAGAAGAAATTAGTTGAACAGAAACTTAGTGAGCAAGAAAAGAAAAAAGATGAACTAACGAGATTAAAAGCATCCCTTGATTCTCAGAAAAAAGAAAAGGCTCAACTGGTTAATGAATTAGAAGCAGAGCAAGCGAAATTGGGTAAAGAAAAGAAAAAGTTAGAAAAAGAATATCATGAAGCACATAAAGTCAGTAAAGAAGTTGAGCAAGCGATTGCTGCTGAAGAAGCACGCATAGCGGAACTAGCTCGTCAAGCAGAGATTGCTAGAAAGAAAGCAGAGGAAGAAGAACGGAAAGCAGCAGCTGAGGCAGCTCGCAAAGCATCGGCAAGTAAAAGCAACGGGAATTCGTCTAAACCGGCTGCACCTGCAGCTACACCAGTGGCACCTGCACCATCTGTATCAGCTGGAAATTGGACAAGACCGGCAGCGGGGCGTATATCATCTGAATATGGATATCGTAACATTGGTTTTGCATCGTCTAATCATCGTGGAATCGATATCGCAAATTCTCCTGGAACGCCAATACTAGCGGCGGGACATGGCGTTGTTCAGCGTACGGGTGTACTTGGTACATACGGAAATATAATTATGATTAAGCATTCTGTTGACGGAAAAATTTATACGACATTATATGCACATCTATCGAGTGTAAATGTCAGCTCAGGTCAAGTTGTTGCTAAAGGCCAGGTTATTGGCGGAATGGGAAATACAGGAAGATCATCCGGACCACATCTTCATTTTGAATTCCATGTTGGCGGTTGGACTGGTTATGGAAATTCAGCGGCAAACCCTAGAAGTTACGTACCATTTTAA